The genome window GTTGGCGAGCGCGACCGCCGATCGGCTGGTGGCAAGGTCGCAGCCGATGGTGATCATCGATTCTACGCCGGCTTCCCGCGCACGGGCGATCATGGCCTCGCGGTCGGATTCGTAACGCGCATCATCGAGATGGGTATGGGTATCGATCAGCATGGGGCGCATCCTACCATGGTCGTTGAGGCCGTGACGACTGCCGAATCTCACCTGCTTGACAAGATTTCACGATGAGTGTTAAATGCAAATCACTTGCAACACGAAGTGGTCGAGATGGCAGATTCAATCATTGACAGTCTGAAAGCCGGCGGAAAAAAGCTTACAAAGCCCAGGCAGGCGATTCTGTCCATCCTGGAATCGAGTGCGCTGCCAGTCACCGCCGCCGAGGTGCATGCAGGATTGAAAAAATCCCACGTGAATATGGAC of Fimbriimonadaceae bacterium contains these proteins:
- a CDS encoding TatD family hydrolase, yielding MRPMLIDTHTHLDDARYESDREAMIARAREAGVESMITIGCDLATSRSAVALAN